The region CGGTTCTTCGCGAATGCCTGGTCGCGCTGGCGACCTCCCACGCCTCAGCCGATGATGTCCACGGGAAGGGCGTACATGTCATTCCCCAGAAGGCCGAACTATGGGCTCAGTTGGCCAACCAGTATCAGGGGAGCGATCGCTGGTATCTGGAAGCCCTGGGCATTGGTGCCGAAGGGGATTGGGATGCCTGTCTGGGTGCCTATCTCAAGGCTCATCCCAACGCCGCAGAAACGCTGGCAGGCAGGGATATCATCTGGCGATCAAGAGCTGCACAAACGCCGGAACTGCTGGCGAAGATCATCTCTGATCCAAAGACACCCGCTGAGGAACTGCCGCGTTACTTCCGTGCGTTTGACTTCCTCACTTCTCCCGCGAAGGATGAGGCGATTACACAACTCGCTTTTGCGACACAGCCGATGCCTGATGGACGCGACAAGCTGATCCTGGCGGAAGCACTGGGAAGACTGAAATCGTTTGATCCCGAAAGCAATCCTGCTCGCAAAGCTGCACTGGCCCGTGTGCTTGAAACAACGCGCGGGACACCTGCCTATATTACGCTGGTGGATCGCTTCAACATGCAGGCCGAATATCCTGGACTGCTGGCACTTGCGAAGGCCCAGGCCGATAGCCAGCTGGGTGTCGATGCAGCTCGTGTGCTGGTCGCGAAGAATCAGGGAGTACTCATCGAAGCAGCTCTCGTTTCGAAAGCACCGGGTGATTTCAGTGGAGCCGCAATTCTGCGGGCGATTGGCAATGCTGGTGGTGGTGAAGCGATCAAGCTCCTCCGCAAGCTGGCCCTCGATGACAAGCAGCCTAACGAAGTCCGTATGGAAGCGATTCGTGGTTTGGCCAAATCTCAGCAGGGAGCTGAACAACTCATCAATCTGGCGAAAGAACAGAAGCTGCAGGGAGATTCGCTGGCGATTGCTGGTTTTGCCGTGCAGGCGGCCAATCATCCGAAACTCAAATCGCAGGTGGATGCCATCTTCCCGCCGCCACCATCCCGTAATGACAGTCCTTTGCCACCTCTGGCACAGTTGATTAAGAACAAAGGTAACATCACCAAGGGTCGAGAGATTTACTTTGGTGTGGGGACTTGTGCGAAATGCCACCAGGTCGGTTCTGAGGGCAAAGATGTCGGCCCGGCACTCACTGAGATTGGCTCGAAGCTGAGCCGCGAGGCGATGTTCGAATCGATTCTTTATCCCAGTGCGGGGATCAGCCACAACTACGAAAGCTTTGTGGCGGAACTCTCTGATGGTACCAGTGTGATTGGCCTGCTGGTCAATCAGACCGATCAGGAGGTGGCTCTGAAGAGTGCTGACGGATTGATCAAGACGGTCAAACGATCGGACATTGAGGAATTGACGAAGCAGAAGATTTCGCTCATGCCCGCCGATCTTCAGAAACTGATGACGGCCCAGGAACTTGTCGATCTCGTTGAGTATCTGCAGACTCTCAAGAAAAGTGGAAATTGAATTCCATTTCAAGCATGGCCAGCCCATCTCTCACCTGGGTGGGGGATGGGCGATGACAGCCAAAGCGTTGTTTCGTGCGACGATTGAGGCTTTATCTTGCAGTCGATGGGGCATGCCTGCTCAACTCACTTCCGCAGTCTAGCCTGCTCGCGCATGCCTGTGGAAACAGGTCACTTGAGCGGACTGACTTTCTGCTGCTCCTGAAGTCGTGTACTATCAGATCCATACAGAGAGAGTCCACATTGCCTGCGGCTGCCGGGATATCTTGAGAGCCATGGGTAAGTGATGGTCTGGGAGGAGAGAGTATGGATTCGTCAGGCATGCAGCTTAAGGGACTTCACACGATTCATCTGGCATTGCGTGATGTGCAGGCCTTGATTGACCGTGGCCCGAAGCAGACTCTCGCCAAGAAACAGTTGATTCAGAAGCGGCAAGCCGATCATGAAGCTGCCAGAGATCGCCTGAAGCAAGCCCGTTTGCTGGCTGATCAGAAGAATCTGCAGCTCAAGACCCAGGAAGCCCGGATTGCCGAATATCGGGCCAAGCAGAATACGGCGGCTTCAAACCGCGAGTACGACATTATCAAGGGGCAGATCGCTGCTGATGAGATGTCCAAAAGTGTGCTTGAAGATGAAATTTTCGAAACGCTTGAGCAGATCGATAAATGTCAGCTTGAAATTGCTGAGCGTGAGAAAGAAGTCGCTGCTGCTCAGGCCGAACTGGTGCGGTATGAAGCCGAGTACGCCGCTGAGAAACCTGGCCTCGAAGCGAGAAAAG is a window of Planctopirus limnophila DSM 3776 DNA encoding:
- a CDS encoding zinc ribbon domain-containing protein, which gives rise to MDSSGMQLKGLHTIHLALRDVQALIDRGPKQTLAKKQLIQKRQADHEAARDRLKQARLLADQKNLQLKTQEARIAEYRAKQNTAASNREYDIIKGQIAADEMSKSVLEDEIFETLEQIDKCQLEIAEREKEVAAAQAELVRYEAEYAAEKPGLEARKATLVQQLASAEGCLPANIIPDYRRQIQAHGADALAPVENRSCSACYLQLTQQLFMELRAGKPMFCRSCGRLIYLDAEADE